Proteins encoded within one genomic window of uncultured Draconibacterium sp.:
- the pbpC gene encoding penicillin-binding protein 1C, with amino-acid sequence MTKLFKNKPWLKWGSVGFLAMLALFFLGVFFVPRPLFNASYSTVVESSNGDLLGARISDDEQWRFPAVDNIPRKYELCVLQFEDKHFYHHPGVNLASVARAAVQNVKARKVVSGGSTITMQVSRLARGNKARNLKNKLIEVFWALHIELRYSKAEILNLYASHAPFGGNVVGIDAASWRYFARDSEQLSWAESATLAVLPNAPSLIYPGRLDDQLKQKRDRLLQKLLNNGVIDSMTCELAIAEPLPEKVNALPNAAYHFTELVNESKSGQRTHSTINGLIQKRVNQVVRKHQSRLKANFINNMAVVVAEIPSKKVRAYVGNTFATDSLNHGNFVDVVQSPRSTGSILKPFLYCKMMDEGMLLPSMLVPDIPIRFGGFTPMNFDRQYNGAVPAEEALARSLNIPAVHLLREFGVAPFHSFLKQTGMSTLNQAPDYYGLSLILGGAEVKLWDLAGMYASLATILDTYNNKDGMYFAKPFSPLIWEENGNTTETMELEQPAVRAASIYSTFKALLEVTRPDSETGWEQFARSKKIAWKTGTSFGFRDAWAVGVTPKYVVAVWVGNADGEGRAGLTGVSAAAPVMFDVFSTLPDARWFEAPIDEMDSIDVCTESGFLPGENCDQRKTIFVPKGNKIDVCRWHQRIHLNAEQTHRVNANCYPVSKMVHKNWFVLPPAMEYYYKRENVLYSTLPPLLPGCTENQQQLDFIYPRVWNRIFIPVELDGTKGKLIVELAHRLSNVDVFWYLDDNFLGITKNIHQFELRPEPGWHTITVSDNLGNLLTKRFFVVNG; translated from the coding sequence TTGACAAAGCTTTTCAAAAACAAACCTTGGTTAAAATGGGGAAGTGTTGGTTTTTTGGCCATGCTTGCCTTGTTTTTTCTTGGTGTTTTTTTTGTTCCGCGCCCCTTGTTTAATGCTTCGTATTCAACTGTTGTTGAAAGCAGTAACGGCGATTTGCTGGGGGCACGAATTTCCGACGATGAGCAATGGCGTTTTCCTGCTGTTGATAATATTCCTCGTAAATACGAGCTGTGTGTGTTGCAGTTTGAAGACAAACACTTTTATCATCATCCCGGTGTAAATCTGGCATCAGTAGCACGAGCCGCGGTACAAAATGTAAAAGCGCGGAAAGTTGTAAGCGGAGGTAGCACAATTACCATGCAGGTAAGCCGGTTAGCGCGTGGAAACAAAGCGCGAAATCTGAAAAATAAGCTGATTGAAGTTTTCTGGGCTCTGCATATCGAGCTGCGCTATTCAAAAGCTGAAATTCTGAATTTGTACGCTTCGCATGCACCTTTTGGTGGAAATGTTGTCGGTATTGATGCGGCATCGTGGCGATATTTTGCCCGCGACAGTGAACAGTTGTCGTGGGCCGAATCGGCAACATTAGCAGTGCTTCCCAACGCGCCATCGCTTATCTACCCGGGGCGGCTGGATGATCAATTAAAACAAAAACGCGATAGGCTTTTACAAAAGCTGCTGAATAACGGAGTAATTGATAGCATGACGTGCGAATTGGCAATTGCAGAGCCATTACCCGAAAAAGTTAATGCTTTACCAAATGCCGCCTATCATTTTACCGAACTGGTAAATGAAAGCAAAAGCGGACAACGCACGCATTCAACTATTAATGGGCTAATTCAAAAACGGGTAAACCAGGTGGTGCGAAAACACCAGAGTCGGTTAAAAGCAAACTTCATTAATAATATGGCAGTTGTTGTGGCCGAAATTCCTTCGAAAAAAGTTCGGGCTTATGTGGGAAATACCTTTGCAACGGACAGTTTGAATCACGGAAATTTTGTTGATGTTGTGCAATCGCCCAGAAGTACCGGCAGTATTTTAAAACCGTTTTTGTATTGCAAAATGATGGATGAGGGCATGCTTTTGCCAAGTATGCTAGTGCCTGATATTCCTATTCGTTTTGGAGGTTTTACTCCTATGAATTTCGATCGGCAATACAATGGAGCAGTGCCGGCCGAAGAAGCATTGGCACGATCGCTAAATATTCCGGCGGTGCATTTATTACGCGAATTTGGAGTGGCACCTTTTCATTCCTTTTTGAAACAAACGGGGATGTCGACATTGAACCAGGCTCCCGATTATTACGGACTCTCTTTAATTTTGGGAGGCGCAGAAGTAAAACTTTGGGATTTGGCCGGAATGTATGCATCGTTGGCAACAATTTTAGATACATATAATAATAAAGATGGAATGTATTTTGCCAAGCCATTTTCGCCTTTGATTTGGGAGGAAAACGGAAATACAACAGAAACGATGGAACTGGAACAGCCCGCTGTGCGGGCAGCTTCAATATATTCAACGTTTAAGGCACTTCTGGAAGTTACCCGGCCCGACTCGGAAACAGGATGGGAGCAATTTGCACGTTCAAAGAAAATTGCCTGGAAAACAGGTACCAGTTTCGGATTTCGCGATGCCTGGGCAGTTGGTGTAACGCCAAAATATGTGGTTGCTGTTTGGGTTGGAAATGCCGACGGAGAAGGGCGGGCCGGTTTAACAGGAGTGTCGGCTGCCGCTCCAGTAATGTTTGATGTTTTCTCTACTTTGCCAGATGCCCGCTGGTTTGAGGCTCCGATTGACGAAATGGACAGCATTGATGTTTGCACCGAAAGTGGTTTTCTTCCCGGCGAGAATTGCGACCAACGAAAGACTATTTTTGTTCCGAAAGGAAATAAAATTGATGTTTGCCGCTGGCATCAGCGCATTCATTTAAATGCCGAACAAACGCACCGGGTAAACGCCAATTGTTACCCGGTTTCAAAAATGGTACATAAAAACTGGTTTGTGCTTCCTCCGGCTATGGAATATTATTATAAGCGAGAAAATGTGCTTTATTCCACTTTGCCGCCGCTGTTACCGGGATGTACCGAAAACCAGCAACAACTCGACTTTATTTACCCCAGGGTATGGAACAGGATTTTTATTCCGGTAGAATTAGATGGAACAAAAGGAAAGTTGATTGTTGAGCTGGCACACCGTTTAAGTAATGTTGATGTGTTCTGGTATCTCGACGATAATTTTCTCGGGATAACTAAAAATATTCATCAGTTTGAGCTTCGTCCGGAGCCCGGATGGCACACCATTACCGTGAGCGATAATCTTGGTAATTTGCTCACAAAACGGTTTTTTGTGGTTAATGGTTAG
- a CDS encoding sulfatase-like hydrolase/transferase: MKHLFLIIFLILTVESYAAEKGKQPHIILIMTDQQRSDALGCMGNTAVISPNIDKLAEAGATFVNAYSSVPGYEQHF; the protein is encoded by the coding sequence ATGAAACATCTATTCCTAATTATTTTTCTCATCCTGACTGTGGAATCGTATGCAGCAGAAAAAGGAAAACAACCACACATTATTTTAATAATGACCGATCAGCAACGGTCCGATGCGCTTGGCTGCATGGGAAATACTGCTGTAATTTCACCCAATATAGATAAGCTTGCTGAGGCAGGTGCTACTTTTGTAAATGCCTATTCGTCGGTACCCGGTTATGAACAACATTTTTGA
- a CDS encoding bifunctional 3,4-dihydroxy-2-butanone-4-phosphate synthase/GTP cyclohydrolase II: protein MTDIKLNTIPEAIAAIQKGEMVIVVDDEDRENEGDLIVASELVTTEIVNFMASQARGLICVSLTEERCQELELELMVGKNTSANETAFTVSVDAIHPDVTTGISAADRAITIKMLVDEKTRPEQLGRPGHIFPLKAMERGVLRRTGHTEAAVDLARLAGLKPSGVLVEIMNDDGTMARLPQLYEFAQKHNLKLVTIKDLISFLFQSESLIDRGEEVALPTQFGDFRIVPFRQKSNGAEHVALIKGEWEPNEPILARVHSSCMTGDIFGSMRCECGDQLHASMEMIEKAGKGVVVYMMQEGRGIGLLNKIAAYKLQDQGLDTVEANIHLGFKADERDYGVGAQILSNLGVTKMRLLTNNPVKRVGLEGYGLEVTEIVPIEIAPNEHNQRYMKTKRDRMGHHLRKFNYDK from the coding sequence ATGACAGATATTAAGCTTAACACAATTCCAGAAGCCATAGCAGCCATACAAAAGGGCGAGATGGTAATTGTTGTTGATGATGAAGATCGTGAGAATGAAGGTGATTTAATTGTTGCCTCAGAATTGGTCACCACAGAAATTGTGAATTTTATGGCTTCGCAAGCTCGGGGCCTTATTTGTGTATCGTTAACCGAGGAACGTTGCCAAGAGTTGGAACTTGAATTGATGGTGGGTAAAAACACCTCGGCCAACGAAACGGCTTTTACTGTTTCGGTTGATGCGATACATCCTGATGTAACTACGGGGATTTCGGCTGCCGACCGTGCAATTACCATAAAAATGCTGGTTGACGAAAAAACCCGACCGGAACAATTGGGCCGTCCGGGGCATATCTTTCCTTTAAAAGCAATGGAGCGTGGTGTGTTGCGCAGAACCGGACATACTGAAGCTGCTGTTGACCTGGCTCGTTTAGCAGGCCTGAAACCATCGGGTGTTCTGGTTGAAATTATGAACGACGACGGAACAATGGCCCGTTTGCCACAATTGTATGAATTCGCTCAAAAGCATAACCTGAAATTGGTTACCATTAAAGATCTGATTTCTTTTCTTTTCCAGAGCGAAAGTTTGATCGATAGAGGAGAAGAAGTTGCTTTGCCAACTCAGTTTGGCGATTTCAGAATTGTTCCTTTTCGTCAGAAATCGAATGGTGCGGAGCATGTTGCACTGATAAAAGGAGAATGGGAGCCAAACGAGCCAATTTTAGCTCGCGTACACTCTTCGTGTATGACTGGTGATATTTTCGGATCTATGCGTTGCGAATGTGGAGACCAGTTACATGCCTCAATGGAAATGATTGAAAAAGCCGGTAAAGGTGTTGTTGTTTACATGATGCAGGAAGGCCGTGGTATTGGTTTGCTCAATAAAATTGCTGCTTACAAATTACAAGATCAGGGATTGGATACTGTTGAAGCGAACATTCATCTTGGTTTTAAAGCCGATGAGCGCGATTATGGTGTTGGAGCTCAGATTTTAAGTAATCTTGGCGTAACTAAAATGCGTTTGCTTACCAATAATCCGGTAAAACGTGTAGGGTTGGAAGGTTATGGTTTGGAAGTTACCGAGATTGTACCGATTGAAATTGCGCCAAATGAGCACAATCAGCGTTATATGAAAACCAAACGCGACCGAATGGGGCACCACCTTAGAAAATTTAATTACGACAAATAA
- a CDS encoding RNA polymerase sigma factor, with protein sequence MQRTDKNIIAELKDVNKRDLAFHQLVTTYQERLYWHIRKIVMNHDDADDVLQNTFLKVWRSIDNFREESSLFTWLYRIATNESITFINSKKKKSFMPMNDASEFLMDNLTSDPYFEGDEIQLKLQKAILRLPEKQRIVFNMKYFDDLKYDEMSEILDTSVGALKASYHHAAKKIEDYLKSTD encoded by the coding sequence ATGCAAAGGACTGATAAAAATATCATCGCCGAGCTAAAGGATGTAAACAAGCGCGACCTTGCTTTTCATCAGCTGGTAACGACTTACCAGGAGCGATTGTATTGGCATATCCGGAAAATCGTTATGAACCATGACGACGCCGATGATGTTTTGCAGAATACCTTTTTAAAAGTGTGGCGCAGTATCGATAATTTTCGCGAAGAGTCGAGCCTTTTTACCTGGTTATACCGCATTGCCACCAACGAATCGATCACGTTTATCAATTCGAAAAAGAAAAAGAGCTTTATGCCGATGAACGATGCCAGCGAGTTTTTAATGGATAATCTTACTTCCGATCCTTATTTCGAAGGAGATGAAATTCAGTTAAAACTCCAGAAAGCAATTTTACGTTTACCGGAGAAGCAGCGCATTGTTTTTAATATGAAGTATTTTGATGATCTGAAATACGATGAAATGTCTGAAATCCTCGACACGTCGGTTGGTGCGTTAAAAGCATCCTACCATCATGCTGCCAAAAAGATTGAAGACTACTTAAAAAGCACAGATTAA
- a CDS encoding MG2 domain-containing protein, with amino-acid sequence MKKFILPLFLIFLLALSCKKNNKTEVKLNTEFAHYVQAFTSGVISSRTTIAVYLTKPVDFEGAAEELFEFKPAINGKAVRVGDRIFEFRPSEPLAQGTSYEASFLLGKVMKVKSELQKMPFRFSTVPQSFSVTVDGLKNYEDIGSQQMQLTGYILTADVAEAQAVEKMLTTNLNSEQLPVSWNHNTDGRKHFFTVDSITRLQDDPGKLVVKWDGSSLDLEDKGTKELEVPALSDFKVLEASVVQQSGQCVNIRFSDALLKTQDLNGLIELDNRRDLRFELDGNLIKVWIDKRISGEINLSVHEGIKSSNYARLKSGENFLLQFTNAEPKLRLLGKGVIVPNSESMIFPFEAISLNAVDVRIIQIFKDNIAQFFQANKFDGNDNLKQVGRLVYEKKVDLYSDESISYNNWNTFKIDLAQMIDIEQGAIYRVELRFRKEYSLYNCPDNATDETLKETDLDQQEDYKTNWDTPGWYSTYYYPDGYNWRERDNPCHVSYYNYDRFVSKNIMASQLGIVAKEGKDHRMFFAVSDLLSTEPISDVDLKLYNFQHQLIETIKTDSRGLAEVDLKKKPFLLIAKKGNQFGYLRLDDGTSLSVSNFNVSGQEITDGMKGFIYGERDVWRPGDTLFLNFILETNASRPENHPLIFSLFNPKNQQVERRVVTANENGFYQLTTSTEKDAPTGNWWAEVQVGNSRFSKRVKIETIKPNRLKIDLDLPDNKILDESNEVLPITASWLHGSPAKSLKAKVEVLLAKTNTTFEDFQNYSFTDPATSYAKKEQTIFDGKLDETGKAKVSFALEGLENAPGMLNAWFTSRVFESGGDFSTSISSAKYSPFETYVGVRMPESDDNWYTTDTDYLPEIVTVDKNGKPVSGDDLEVRLYKVNWRWWWESGSENLAHYVSGSYYQPVSNWKITDAKHKSKIKLNVEYHNWQDNGRYFLWVKDNTSGHSTGTTFYMSKWGSWRSDGMEQGATMLSVRTDKEKYQVGDDIEVIIPSSKAGKALVSLENGTEVLDLFWVETTDKETRFTLKANKKMAPNFYVNVSLIQAYGNAENDAPLRLYGIIPVKVEDSETILQPEIKTKSEIEPETNYTVEVSEKNGKKMTYTLAVVDEGLLGLTNYKTPNPHYSFYQREALGVKTWDMYDYVAGAYGARLEKAFAIGGDGSLVETDKKEANRFNPVVQFAGPFTLEAGKTKKHEFEMPNYIGAVRMMVVAGNQGAYGAEEISVPVRKGLMLLATVPRKLAPLETFDLPVDVFAMKDHVRNVSVSVKTNELFELVGENTNAIQFEETGEKMTFFKLRVKDDIGIGKIVVEAKSGNERATYEVEVDVRNPNLQVTKHEAKLVNANESWTCNLQSPGTSGTNEAWVEISGFPPLNLEKHLNYLIQYPHGCVEQVTSSVFPQLFLEQLTELSAEQKLEIEDNIRRALVKLQSYQLGSGGFSYWPGSSYVNKWATNYVGHFLLMAENAGYSLPFGLKDNWLRYQRSEARNWKGNQYFDRYSQLRNYDLTQAYRLYTLALAGSPDMGAMNRLREKSNKSSDVTWRLASAYILAGKNDAAEQLVANLSTEVKDYREFGGTFGSSLRDKAMLLDALTLLNDQENAFEMLQSISQELNERDWLSTQTAAWCLFAAAHFSEEFYTADNETAFNLKVNGEKHQLRTKIPIVKILVEEQSADLINVEYENEGSNATFVRVVTQGIPSGIDSVSSSANLVMNVKYLDSANKTIDPESIQQGTDFRMIVTVKHPGKRVDYEEMVLSALIPSGWEILNKRIGDVPGEESNFEYQDIRDDRIYTYFDLDVNEQKTFTFYLNAAYKGHFYLPPVSCEAMYDNTVNSKKAGRMVVVN; translated from the coding sequence GTGAAAAAGTTTATTCTCCCCTTGTTTTTAATATTTCTTCTTGCTCTTTCCTGCAAAAAAAATAACAAAACCGAAGTAAAACTCAATACTGAATTTGCCCATTATGTGCAGGCATTTACCAGTGGTGTAATATCAAGCCGAACTACAATTGCTGTTTACCTTACCAAACCTGTTGATTTTGAGGGGGCGGCCGAAGAACTTTTTGAGTTTAAGCCGGCCATAAATGGGAAGGCCGTGCGGGTTGGCGATCGTATTTTTGAATTCCGTCCGTCGGAGCCGCTGGCGCAGGGCACGTCATACGAAGCCAGTTTTCTATTGGGGAAAGTTATGAAGGTGAAAAGCGAGCTGCAAAAAATGCCTTTTAGGTTTTCAACTGTGCCGCAATCATTTTCGGTAACCGTTGATGGACTGAAAAACTACGAGGATATTGGCTCACAACAAATGCAGCTGACCGGATATATTTTAACTGCCGATGTAGCAGAGGCGCAGGCAGTGGAAAAAATGCTGACAACCAACCTGAACAGTGAGCAGCTGCCGGTAAGCTGGAATCATAACACCGACGGGCGAAAACACTTTTTTACCGTAGATAGTATTACTCGTTTACAAGACGACCCAGGAAAGTTGGTGGTAAAATGGGACGGTAGTTCGCTGGATTTGGAAGACAAGGGAACGAAAGAACTTGAAGTACCCGCATTAAGCGACTTTAAAGTGCTTGAAGCCAGTGTGGTGCAGCAGTCCGGGCAATGTGTAAATATTCGTTTTTCGGATGCATTGTTAAAAACGCAGGATCTTAACGGATTAATAGAGCTGGATAATCGTCGTGACCTAAGATTTGAATTGGACGGTAACCTCATAAAAGTGTGGATTGACAAACGGATCTCGGGCGAAATAAACCTAAGTGTTCACGAAGGAATTAAAAGCAGTAACTACGCTCGCCTAAAATCGGGCGAAAACTTTTTACTGCAATTTACAAATGCCGAACCTAAGTTGCGGTTGTTGGGAAAAGGAGTAATTGTACCCAACAGTGAGTCGATGATTTTTCCGTTTGAAGCCATTAGTTTAAATGCTGTTGATGTTCGGATTATTCAGATTTTTAAAGATAACATTGCCCAGTTTTTCCAGGCAAACAAATTTGATGGAAACGATAATTTAAAGCAAGTTGGGCGTTTGGTCTACGAAAAAAAGGTTGATCTCTATTCCGACGAGTCAATAAGTTATAACAACTGGAATACTTTTAAGATTGATTTGGCCCAAATGATTGACATTGAACAGGGAGCCATTTACAGGGTAGAATTGCGTTTTCGAAAAGAATATTCCTTATACAATTGTCCCGATAATGCAACGGATGAAACGTTAAAAGAAACCGACCTTGATCAACAGGAAGATTATAAAACCAACTGGGACACACCCGGCTGGTACAGCACTTATTATTATCCCGATGGTTACAATTGGCGCGAGCGCGATAATCCCTGCCATGTTTCGTATTACAATTACGACCGGTTTGTGAGTAAAAATATTATGGCTTCGCAATTGGGAATTGTGGCCAAAGAAGGTAAAGATCACCGAATGTTTTTTGCTGTTTCCGATTTGCTCTCGACCGAACCAATAAGCGATGTTGATTTAAAGCTTTACAATTTTCAACATCAGTTGATTGAAACTATAAAAACCGATTCGCGTGGTTTGGCCGAAGTTGATTTGAAGAAAAAGCCATTTTTGCTGATTGCGAAAAAAGGAAATCAGTTTGGCTATTTGCGCCTTGACGATGGTACCTCGCTGTCGGTTAGTAACTTCAATGTGTCGGGGCAGGAAATTACCGACGGAATGAAAGGTTTTATTTATGGCGAACGCGATGTGTGGCGCCCCGGCGACACGCTGTTTCTTAATTTTATTTTAGAAACCAATGCGTCCCGCCCCGAAAATCATCCTTTAATTTTTAGTCTTTTTAATCCTAAAAATCAACAGGTAGAACGACGGGTTGTTACCGCCAACGAAAATGGTTTTTACCAATTAACAACAAGCACCGAAAAAGATGCGCCAACCGGTAACTGGTGGGCAGAAGTGCAAGTGGGGAACAGTCGTTTTTCAAAAAGGGTGAAAATAGAAACCATAAAACCCAATCGTCTGAAAATTGATTTGGATTTACCCGATAACAAAATTCTTGATGAAAGCAACGAAGTATTGCCAATTACAGCAAGTTGGTTGCATGGCAGCCCGGCAAAATCGTTAAAAGCGAAAGTTGAAGTGTTGCTGGCAAAAACCAATACAACATTCGAAGATTTTCAAAACTATTCGTTTACCGATCCGGCAACAAGTTATGCAAAAAAAGAACAAACTATTTTTGACGGAAAACTGGATGAAACCGGTAAGGCAAAAGTTTCGTTTGCTTTGGAGGGTTTGGAAAATGCTCCCGGAATGCTGAATGCCTGGTTTACTTCGCGGGTGTTCGAAAGCGGTGGCGATTTTAGTACATCAATTAGCAGTGCCAAATATTCTCCTTTCGAGACGTATGTTGGTGTGCGCATGCCCGAATCGGACGATAACTGGTACACTACCGATACTGATTATTTACCCGAAATTGTAACGGTAGATAAAAACGGTAAACCGGTTTCCGGAGACGATTTGGAAGTGCGTTTGTACAAAGTAAACTGGCGTTGGTGGTGGGAGTCAGGATCAGAAAATCTGGCGCACTACGTTTCCGGAAGTTATTATCAGCCGGTGAGCAACTGGAAAATAACTGATGCCAAACACAAATCAAAAATTAAACTCAATGTTGAGTATCACAACTGGCAGGATAATGGCCGTTACTTTTTGTGGGTGAAAGACAACACTTCGGGGCATTCAACCGGAACAACTTTTTACATGTCGAAGTGGGGAAGTTGGCGCTCGGATGGAATGGAGCAGGGAGCCACTATGCTTAGCGTTCGAACTGACAAAGAAAAATACCAGGTAGGTGATGATATTGAGGTAATTATTCCTTCGTCGAAAGCTGGGAAAGCATTGGTAAGCCTTGAAAACGGAACCGAAGTGTTGGATTTATTTTGGGTGGAAACCACGGATAAAGAAACGCGTTTTACGCTAAAAGCCAATAAAAAAATGGCGCCCAATTTTTATGTAAATGTTAGTTTAATTCAAGCTTACGGAAATGCCGAGAACGATGCTCCTTTGCGTCTCTACGGTATCATTCCTGTAAAAGTGGAAGATTCCGAAACCATTCTTCAGCCGGAGATTAAAACCAAAAGTGAAATTGAGCCTGAAACAAATTACACCGTTGAGGTGTCAGAGAAAAACGGCAAAAAGATGACTTACACTTTGGCTGTTGTCGACGAAGGTTTGTTGGGTTTGACCAATTATAAAACGCCAAATCCGCACTATTCGTTTTATCAGCGCGAGGCACTGGGCGTTAAAACCTGGGATATGTACGATTACGTTGCCGGGGCTTATGGTGCGCGCCTTGAAAAAGCTTTTGCTATTGGTGGTGACGGTAGTTTGGTAGAAACGGATAAAAAAGAGGCCAATCGTTTTAACCCGGTTGTGCAATTTGCCGGACCATTTACCCTTGAAGCCGGGAAAACCAAAAAGCATGAATTTGAGATGCCCAATTATATTGGCGCAGTTCGGATGATGGTTGTTGCCGGAAACCAGGGGGCGTACGGCGCCGAAGAAATATCGGTTCCGGTGCGAAAAGGCTTGATGTTATTGGCAACTGTTCCACGTAAATTGGCGCCGCTTGAAACTTTCGATCTTCCGGTGGATGTGTTTGCCATGAAAGATCATGTGAGAAATGTATCTGTATCGGTAAAAACAAACGAGTTGTTTGAGCTTGTTGGCGAAAATACAAATGCAATTCAATTTGAAGAAACAGGCGAAAAAATGACCTTTTTCAAATTGCGAGTTAAAGACGATATTGGAATTGGCAAAATTGTAGTAGAGGCAAAATCGGGTAACGAACGCGCCACTTACGAAGTGGAAGTTGATGTTCGCAATCCGAATTTACAGGTTACCAAACACGAGGCGAAATTGGTTAATGCCAATGAAAGCTGGACTTGTAATTTGCAGTCGCCGGGAACATCTGGAACAAATGAAGCTTGGGTTGAAATTTCAGGATTTCCTCCGTTAAATCTTGAAAAACATCTCAACTACCTTATTCAATATCCGCACGGATGTGTTGAGCAGGTTACTTCGTCGGTTTTCCCGCAATTATTTTTGGAGCAGTTAACTGAGTTAAGCGCCGAGCAGAAATTAGAGATTGAAGATAATATACGAAGAGCGTTGGTAAAACTACAATCGTACCAATTGGGCAGTGGCGGATTTAGTTATTGGCCCGGTTCGTCGTACGTAAATAAATGGGCAACAAACTATGTTGGTCACTTTCTTTTAATGGCCGAAAATGCCGGGTACTCGCTGCCTTTTGGTTTAAAAGATAATTGGCTGCGCTATCAACGTTCCGAAGCCAGAAACTGGAAAGGAAACCAGTATTTCGATCGTTACTCGCAGTTGCGGAATTACGATTTAACACAAGCCTATCGTTTATATACGCTGGCTTTAGCCGGTAGTCCTGATATGGGAGCAATGAACCGCTTGCGCGAAAAAAGCAACAAATCGTCGGATGTAACCTGGCGTTTGGCATCGGCTTATATTCTTGCCGGCAAAAACGATGCTGCCGAACAACTGGTTGCTAACTTAAGCACCGAAGTAAAAGATTACCGCGAATTTGGCGGCACTTTTGGTTCGTCGCTGCGTGATAAAGCCATGTTGCTTGATGCGTTAACCTTATTAAATGATCAGGAGAATGCTTTCGAAATGTTGCAATCCATATCGCAGGAATTGAATGAACGCGACTGGTTGAGCACGCAAACAGCTGCGTGGTGTTTATTTGCTGCAGCACATTTCTCTGAAGAATTTTACACGGCCGATAACGAGACTGCTTTTAATTTAAAAGTAAACGGAGAGAAACATCAGTTGCGAACCAAAATACCGATTGTTAAAATACTGGTTGAAGAACAATCGGCAGATTTGATAAATGTTGAATATGAAAACGAAGGAAGTAACGCCACTTTTGTGCGCGTTGTTACGCAGGGAATTCCATCAGGAATTGATTCGGTTTCTTCTTCGGCTAATCTTGTAATGAATGTGAAATACCTCGATAGTGCTAACAAAACAATCGACCCGGAGAGTATTCAACAAGGCACTGATTTCAGGATGATAGTTACCGTAAAACACCCGGGGAAACGTGTTGATTATGAAGAAATGGTTTTATCAGCACTTATTCCTTCCGGATGGGAAATTCTGAATAAACGTATTGGCGATGTACCGGGCGAGGAATCAAATTTTGAATACCAGGATATTCGCGACGACCGTATTTATACCTATTTCGATTTGGATGTTAACGAACAAAAAACATTTACATTTTATTTGAATGCAGCATATAAAGGCCATTTTTATTTGCCTCCGGTAAGTTGCGAGGCCATGTACGATAATACCGTAAATTCGAAAAAAGCCGGTAGAATGGTTGTAGTGAACTAA
- a CDS encoding NAD(P)H-dependent oxidoreductase has translation MKKILILFAHPAIQKSLINKTLMEAIKDLEGVTINNLYEKYPDFFIDIPVEQKLLTEHDIIIWHHPFYWYSAPAIIKEWMDLVLEHNFAYGTNGRALQGKWAMSCISTGGRKEVYSAEGKNRYTINQFLAPFIQSANLCRMKNLPPFVVHGSHLLNKDQIQKHADDYRSVIKLLRDNKIDAEQLSTIEYINEIIKHDA, from the coding sequence ATGAAAAAAATATTAATACTTTTTGCACATCCCGCCATCCAAAAGTCGCTTATCAACAAAACGCTAATGGAGGCGATTAAAGATTTGGAGGGCGTCACCATTAATAATTTGTATGAAAAGTACCCCGATTTTTTTATTGACATACCTGTTGAACAAAAACTACTGACCGAGCACGACATTATTATCTGGCACCACCCGTTTTACTGGTACAGTGCTCCGGCTATTATTAAGGAGTGGATGGATTTGGTACTGGAGCACAATTTTGCCTACGGAACAAACGGGCGGGCACTGCAAGGCAAGTGGGCCATGTCTTGCATTTCAACCGGCGGAAGAAAAGAGGTGTACAGTGCCGAGGGGAAAAACCGATACACCATAAACCAGTTTTTGGCACCATTTATTCAATCCGCCAATCTCTGTCGGATGAAAAACCTGCCGCCTTTTGTGGTTCACGGTTCGCATTTATTGAATAAAGATCAGATTCAGAAACATGCCGACGACTATCGTTCGGTTATAAAGTTACTGCGCGACAACAAGATTGATGCCGAACAATTAAGTACAATTGAATACATAAACGAAATAATTAAGCACGATGCATAA